The following are encoded together in the Streptococcus oralis genome:
- a CDS encoding extracellular solute-binding protein, whose product MSSKFMKSAAVLGTATLASLLLVACGSKTADKAADTSSSEAKEITFYVEDQYKAYAEKVAAAYEKESGTKVNIKSGDQLGGLDKLSLDNQSGQAADVMMAPYDRVGSLGTDGQLSEVTLSDGAKTDDKTKSLVTAADGKVYGAPAVIESLVMYYNKDLLKEAPKTFAELEELAKNSKYAFAGEDGKTTAFLADWTNFYYAYGLLAGNGGYVFGQNGKDAKDIGLANDGSITGVNYAKSWYEKWPKGMQDTEGAANLIQTQFQEGKTAAIIDGPWKAQAFKDAKVNYGVATIPTLPNGKEYTPFGGGKAWIIPSSTKNLEAAQKFVDFLVSTEQQKAFYDATNEIPANTEARSYAEGKNDELTTAVIKQFKNAQPMPNISQMSAVWDPAKTMLFDAVSGKKDAKTAANDAVTLIKETIKQKFGE is encoded by the coding sequence ATGTCATCTAAATTCATGAAGAGCGCTGCTGTGCTCGGAACTGCTACTCTTGCTAGCTTACTTTTGGTAGCTTGCGGAAGCAAAACTGCTGATAAAGCAGCTGATACTAGCTCATCTGAAGCAAAAGAAATCACTTTCTACGTTGAAGACCAATACAAAGCCTACGCTGAAAAAGTTGCTGCAGCTTATGAAAAAGAATCAGGTACAAAAGTTAACATCAAATCAGGTGACCAACTTGGTGGACTTGACAAACTTTCTCTTGACAACCAATCAGGTCAAGCTGCTGACGTTATGATGGCACCATACGACCGCGTAGGTAGCCTTGGTACTGACGGACAACTTTCAGAAGTTACTTTGAGCGATGGTGCAAAAACAGATGATAAGACTAAATCTCTTGTAACAGCTGCTGACGGTAAAGTTTACGGTGCTCCTGCCGTTATTGAGTCACTTGTTATGTACTACAACAAAGACTTGCTAAAAGAAGCTCCAAAAACTTTTGCTGAATTAGAAGAACTTGCTAAAAACAGCAAATACGCTTTCGCTGGTGAAGATGGCAAAACTACTGCCTTCCTAGCTGACTGGACAAACTTCTACTACGCATATGGACTTCTTGCTGGTAACGGTGGTTACGTATTCGGACAAAACGGTAAAGACGCTAAAGACATCGGTCTTGCAAACGACGGTTCTATCACTGGTGTCAACTACGCTAAATCTTGGTATGAAAAATGGCCTAAAGGTATGCAAGATACTGAAGGTGCTGCAAACTTGATCCAAACTCAATTCCAAGAAGGTAAAACAGCTGCTATCATCGACGGTCCTTGGAAAGCTCAAGCATTCAAAGATGCTAAAGTAAACTACGGTGTTGCTACTATTCCAACTCTTCCAAATGGTAAAGAATACACACCATTCGGTGGTGGTAAAGCTTGGATCATCCCATCAAGCACTAAGAACCTTGAAGCTGCACAAAAATTTGTAGACTTCCTTGTTTCAACTGAACAACAAAAAGCATTCTACGATGCAACTAACGAAATCCCAGCTAACACTGAAGCTCGTTCATACGCTGAAGGTAAAAACGATGAGTTGACAACAGCTGTTATCAAACAGTTCAAGAACGCTCAACCAATGCCAAACATTTCTCAAATGTCAGCAGTTTGGGATCCAGCTAAAACTATGCTCTTTGATGCTGTAAGTGGTAAAAAAGATGCTAAGACAGCTGCTAACGATGCTGTAACATTGATCAAAGAAACAATCAAACAAAAATTTGGTGAATAA
- the malQ gene encoding 4-alpha-glucanotransferase has product MKKRQSGVLMHISSLPGAYGIGSFGQTAYDFVDFLVRTKQRYWQILPLGTTSYGDSPYQSFSAFAGNTHFIDLDILVEQGLLEASDLEGVDFGSDASEVDYAKIYYARRPLLEKAVKRFLEVGNVKDFEKFAKDNQSWLELFAEYIAIKEHFDNLAWTEWPDADARARKASALESYREKLADKLVYHRVTQYFFFQQWLKLKAYANDNHIEIVGDMPIYVAEDSSDMWANPHLFKTDANGKATCIAGCPPDEFSATGQLWGNPIYDWEAMDKDGYKWWIERLRESFKIYDIVRIDHFRGFESYWEIPAGSDTAAPGKWVKGPGYKLFAAVKKDLGELNIIAEDLGFMTDEVIELRERTGFPGMKILQFAFNPEDESIDSPHLAPANSVMYTGTHDNNTVLGWYRNEIDDPTREYMARYTNRKEYETVPHAMLRTVFSSVSFMAIATMQDLLELDESARMNFPSTLGGNWSWRMTADQLTPAVEETLLDLTTIYRRINENLVELKK; this is encoded by the coding sequence ATGAAAAAACGTCAAAGTGGTGTGTTGATGCACATCTCTTCTCTGCCAGGAGCATACGGGATTGGATCATTTGGGCAGACTGCCTATGATTTCGTTGATTTCTTGGTTCGTACCAAGCAACGTTACTGGCAAATCCTTCCTCTTGGGACAACAAGCTATGGAGATTCTCCATACCAATCATTCTCGGCCTTTGCTGGAAATACGCATTTTATCGACCTTGATATCTTAGTAGAGCAAGGCTTGCTCGAAGCTAGTGACCTTGAAGGTGTTGACTTTGGTAGCGATGCATCTGAAGTTGATTATGCGAAGATTTATTATGCACGTCGTCCGCTTTTAGAAAAAGCAGTTAAACGCTTCTTGGAAGTGGGAAATGTCAAAGATTTTGAGAAGTTTGCTAAAGACAACCAATCATGGCTTGAACTCTTCGCTGAGTATATAGCGATCAAAGAGCATTTTGACAATCTTGCTTGGACAGAATGGCCAGATGCAGACGCTCGTGCTCGTAAAGCTTCAGCGCTTGAAAGCTACCGTGAGAAATTGGCAGACAAGTTGGTTTACCACCGTGTGACTCAATACTTCTTCTTCCAACAATGGTTGAAATTGAAAGCTTACGCTAACGACAACCACATCGAAATCGTTGGGGACATGCCTATCTATGTAGCGGAAGATTCAAGCGACATGTGGGCAAATCCACATCTCTTCAAGACAGATGCCAATGGTAAAGCAACTTGCATCGCAGGATGCCCACCAGATGAGTTTTCTGCCACTGGTCAGCTTTGGGGGAACCCAATCTATGACTGGGAAGCAATGGACAAAGACGGTTACAAATGGTGGATTGAACGCTTGCGTGAAAGCTTCAAAATCTACGATATCGTTCGTATCGACCACTTCCGCGGTTTCGAATCTTACTGGGAAATTCCTGCTGGTTCCGATACAGCAGCACCTGGTAAATGGGTGAAAGGTCCAGGGTACAAACTCTTCGCAGCCGTTAAGAAGGACCTTGGTGAGCTAAACATCATCGCAGAAGACCTTGGTTTCATGACAGATGAAGTCATCGAGTTGCGTGAGCGTACTGGCTTCCCAGGAATGAAGATTCTTCAATTCGCCTTCAATCCAGAAGACGAAAGTATCGATAGCCCACACTTGGCACCTGCCAACTCTGTTATGTACACAGGAACACATGATAACAATACAGTTCTTGGTTGGTACCGTAATGAGATTGACGATCCAACTCGTGAATACATGGCTCGTTACACGAACCGTAAAGAGTATGAAACAGTACCACACGCAATGCTTCGCACAGTCTTTTCATCAGTTAGCTTCATGGCTATTGCAACCATGCAAGACTTGCTAGAACTAGATGAGTCAGCTCGTATGAACTTCCCATCTACTCTTGGTGGAAACTGGTCATGGCGTATGACAGCAGACCAACTCACACCAGCTGTTGAAGAAACTTTGCTTGACTTGACTACAATTTATCGCCGAATCAATGAAAATTTGGTAGAATTAAAGAAATAA